One window of Catonella massiliensis genomic DNA carries:
- a CDS encoding alpha-glucosidase produces the protein MKKKWWHEKVAYQIYPKSFLDTKGNGIGDLRGVINKLDYLKELGVDIIWLSPCYPSPLADQGYDIADYYDIDPRFGTMADMDELLVEAKKRNMYILMDLVINHCSDEHEWFKKAMADLDSEYAKYFFIEDGVNGNPPNNWRSYFGGSAWEKIEGTDKYYLHLFHKKQPDLNWENPKLRDEIYKMINWWLDKGLAGFRVDAIMNISKALPFTSYNYPPDREDGTVICAKMLGDAKNVDTYLHELRLHTFDKHDAFTVGEVFTDRTEDIPIFIGDDGHFSTMFDFNEVGFGKSDKGWYAAKPITPDDYRNCCFETQARVNDLGYISTIIENHDLPRGASYFLQTCDINDDSKKLLGTMQLMMKGLPFIYQGQEIGMENCDFTGMEEIDDISSIGEYQNALDAGLSKEDAFNAVKKFSRDNARTPMQWDDSDNTGFTTGTPWLMVNPKYKKINVKSQIDDENSVLNYYRKLTALRKNEAYKDTIVYGEVVPYLENEHNLMAFYREGEKQTLLVLGNFEKEEKTVKLEKKCKTNILSNMKKVEFVNDSTIKLSPYQCVILEVE, from the coding sequence ATGAAGAAAAAATGGTGGCACGAAAAGGTAGCATATCAAATATATCCAAAGAGCTTTTTGGATACAAAAGGAAATGGAATAGGCGATTTAAGAGGTGTAATTAACAAGCTTGATTACCTTAAGGAGCTGGGTGTTGACATCATATGGCTTTCACCCTGCTATCCTTCTCCGCTTGCTGACCAGGGCTATGATATAGCGGATTACTATGATATAGATCCAAGATTTGGAACCATGGCTGATATGGATGAATTGCTTGTAGAGGCAAAGAAGAGAAATATGTACATCTTGATGGACTTGGTTATCAATCACTGTTCTGACGAGCACGAATGGTTTAAGAAAGCTATGGCAGATCTGGATAGTGAGTATGCCAAATATTTTTTCATAGAAGACGGAGTAAATGGCAACCCTCCAAATAACTGGCGCTCCTACTTTGGCGGAAGTGCCTGGGAAAAGATTGAAGGAACTGATAAATATTATCTTCACCTCTTTCATAAAAAGCAACCGGATTTAAACTGGGAGAACCCTAAGCTTCGTGATGAAATCTACAAAATGATTAACTGGTGGCTCGATAAGGGGCTTGCAGGTTTTAGAGTCGATGCCATAATGAATATAAGCAAGGCTCTTCCATTTACCTCTTATAACTATCCTCCCGACAGGGAAGATGGCACCGTTATATGTGCGAAGATGCTTGGTGATGCAAAAAATGTAGATACCTACCTTCATGAGCTTAGACTACATACCTTTGATAAACACGACGCATTTACAGTTGGAGAGGTATTTACAGACAGAACGGAGGATATCCCTATATTTATAGGTGATGACGGCCATTTTTCAACTATGTTTGACTTTAACGAGGTAGGATTTGGCAAGAGTGACAAGGGGTGGTATGCTGCAAAGCCAATTACACCTGATGACTATAGAAACTGCTGCTTTGAAACTCAAGCTAGAGTAAATGATTTAGGTTATATTTCTACAATCATAGAAAACCACGATTTACCAAGAGGTGCCAGTTATTTCCTTCAGACCTGTGATATAAACGATGACTCAAAGAAACTTCTTGGAACTATGCAGCTTATGATGAAGGGACTTCCTTTCATCTATCAGGGGCAGGAAATAGGTATGGAAAACTGTGATTTTACAGGTATGGAGGAAATAGATGACATATCTTCTATAGGTGAGTATCAGAATGCACTTGATGCAGGTCTGTCAAAAGAGGATGCATTTAATGCTGTTAAGAAGTTCAGCAGGGATAATGCAAGAACTCCTATGCAGTGGGATGACAGTGACAATACCGGATTTACCACAGGAACTCCTTGGCTTATGGTCAACCCTAAATACAAAAAAATCAATGTAAAGTCTCAGATAGATGATGAAAACTCTGTTCTTAACTACTACAGGAAGTTAACTGCTCTTAGAAAAAATGAAGCATATAAGGATACAATCGTCTATGGAGAGGTGGTGCCTTACCTTGAAAATGAGCATAATCTTATGGCATTTTACAGAGAAGGCGAAAAACAAACCCTGCTTGTACTTGGCAATTTTGAGAAAGAAGAAAAAACTGTAAAGCTTGAAAAGAAATGCAAGACTAATATCTTATCAAATATGAAGAAGGTAGAATTTGTAAACGATAGCACCATAAAGCTTAGTCCTTATCAGTGCGTGATATTAGAGGTTGAATAA
- a CDS encoding LURP-one-related/scramblase family protein produces MYELYIKQKVFKITDHYEVMDSNQNPVYRVDQDFRLVGNTVHVSRMDGSEAFVINKRVLTIMPKYDVDFSNGKTAFIKQKFTFFIKSIDMYFDNKLLSLDGSLWDLDFRVFSDNNEIGNISRKILAWGDTYVISVFDPEFEEALLALTIAVDNIKDNEGNG; encoded by the coding sequence ATGTATGAATTATATATTAAACAGAAGGTATTTAAGATAACTGACCACTATGAGGTTATGGATTCAAATCAAAATCCTGTCTATCGTGTAGATCAGGACTTCAGACTGGTAGGCAATACAGTACATGTTAGCAGGATGGACGGCAGTGAGGCCTTTGTTATCAATAAAAGGGTGCTTACAATAATGCCTAAGTATGATGTCGATTTTAGCAATGGGAAAACGGCATTTATTAAGCAAAAATTTACTTTTTTTATAAAGTCAATAGATATGTATTTTGATAATAAGTTACTTAGTCTCGATGGAAGCTTATGGGATTTGGATTTTAGAGTGTTTTCTGATAACAATGAGATTGGTAATATCAGTAGGAAAATTCTTGCTTGGGGGGATACCTATGTAATTAGCGTATTTGATCCTGAATTTGAAGAAGCCTTGCTGGCACTGACAATTGCGGTTGACAATATTAAGGATAATGAAGGAAACGGTTGA